A genomic segment from Schistocerca piceifrons isolate TAMUIC-IGC-003096 chromosome 4, iqSchPice1.1, whole genome shotgun sequence encodes:
- the LOC124794740 gene encoding histone-binding protein N1/N2 isoform X1 produces METNTDNTAVEKKEEDMSPKEKAFMLLAQGKRHYLVKDYFEAVGCLATACELLAEVYGEAANECGDAYFSYGKALLGLAREENGVLGDAVEERDDEEEENEQEEQEAGAEDNCEKEESAKHENEKVEDTAADNAPTGDSEPVGSEDNVEVDGEKDDDDAETVSNLKLAWEMLELVKIIFQRQADNDQNIKLKLAEVHMYLGEIGLESENYTSAIEDINRCLEIRKKLLKTDDRCVAETLYQLGLAHSLASNFDESIKYFSEAVEVLEERIKILEQRKDSGSEVAEESKSDAFYTIDGEITEIKALLPEIKDKIQDMKDFKNETLKAMFEKRCEDQQGSSGQAGTSSASLSTSASSTESKPVSNITHLVRKKRKLDLDMSDSKRSKTEPEQDLV; encoded by the coding sequence ATGGAGACGAATACAGATAATACAGCTGTCGAGAAGAAGGAAGAAGATATGAGCCCCAAGGAAAAGGCGTTTATGCTTCTTGCTCAGGGCAAAAGGCATTACCTCGTTAAAGATTACTTCGAAGCAGTGGGATGTCTGGCAACTGCGTGTGAACTATTGGCTGAAGTGTATGGTGAAGCTGCAAATGAGTGTGGGGATGCCTATTTCAGTTACGGAAAAGCGTTACTCGGCCTCGCAAGAGAAGAGAACGGTGTGCTAGGCGATGCTGTTGAAGAACGTGACGATGAAGAGGAAGAGAACGAGCAGGAGGAACAAGAAGCTGGTGCGGAAGATAATTGTGAGAAGGAGGAATCTGCAAAACATGAAAATGAGAAAGTAGAAGATACTGCTGCGGATAATGCTCCCACTGGAGATAGCGAACCTGTTGGTAGCGAGGATAATGTAGAGGTTGATGGTGAGAAAGATGACGATGATGCTGAGACAGTGAGTAATCTGAAATTGGCGTgggaaatgttggaactcgtgaaaATTATTTTTCAGAGACAAGCTGACAACGACCAAAACATTAAACTTAAACTTGCAGAAGTACACATGTATTTGGGCGAGATTGGTTTAGAATCTGAAAACTATACTTCAGCTATAGAAGATATAAATAGATGTTTGGAAATTAGAAAGAAACTTCTCAAAACCGATGATAGGTGTGTAGCGGAAACATTGTACCAGCTAGGCTTAGCTCATTCACTTGCAAGCAATTTCGACGAATCTATAAAGTACTTTTCCGAAGCTGTTGAGGTGCTGGAAGAAAGAATTAAAATCCTGGAGCAGAGAAAGGACAGTGGCAGTGAAGTGGCGGAAGAATCCAAATCTGATGCATTTTATACTATAGACGGTGAAATCACAGAAATAAAGGCTTTACTGCCTGAGATTAAAGACAAAATTCAGGATATGAAAGACTTCAAAAATGAAACATTGAAGGCGATGTTTGAGAAGCGCTGTGAAGATCAGCAGGGAAGTTCTGGTCAGGCTGGTACTTCGTCTGCATCGTTATCAACATCAGCTTCATCCACTGAATCAAAGCCGGTGTCCAATATCACTCATTTAGTGAGGAAGAAGCGTAAGTTGGACTTGGATATGTCAGATAGTAAAAGGAGTAAAACAGAACCTGAGCAAGATCTAGTGTAA
- the LOC124794740 gene encoding histone-binding protein N1/N2 isoform X2: METNTDNTAVEKKEEDMSPKEKAFMLLAQGKRHYLVKDYFEAVGCLATACELLAEVYGEAANECGDAYFSYGKALLGLAREENGVLGDAVEERDDEEEENEQEEQEAGAEDNCEKEESAKHENEKVEDTAADNAPTGDSEPVGSEDNVEVDGEKDDDDAETVSNLKLAWEMLELVKIIFQRQADNDQNIKLKLAEVHMYLGEIGLESENYTSAIEDINRCLEIRKKLLKTDDRCVAETLYQLGLAHSLASNFDESIKYFSEAVEVLEERIKILEQRKDSGSEVAEESKSDAFYTIDGEITEIKALLPEIKDKIQDMKDFKNETLKAMFEKRCEDQQGSSGQAGTSSASLSTSASSTESKPVSNITHLVRKKRRSDPESE, encoded by the exons ATGGAGACGAATACAGATAATACAGCTGTCGAGAAGAAGGAAGAAGATATGAGCCCCAAGGAAAAGGCGTTTATGCTTCTTGCTCAGGGCAAAAGGCATTACCTCGTTAAAGATTACTTCGAAGCAGTGGGATGTCTGGCAACTGCGTGTGAACTATTGGCTGAAGTGTATGGTGAAGCTGCAAATGAGTGTGGGGATGCCTATTTCAGTTACGGAAAAGCGTTACTCGGCCTCGCAAGAGAAGAGAACGGTGTGCTAGGCGATGCTGTTGAAGAACGTGACGATGAAGAGGAAGAGAACGAGCAGGAGGAACAAGAAGCTGGTGCGGAAGATAATTGTGAGAAGGAGGAATCTGCAAAACATGAAAATGAGAAAGTAGAAGATACTGCTGCGGATAATGCTCCCACTGGAGATAGCGAACCTGTTGGTAGCGAGGATAATGTAGAGGTTGATGGTGAGAAAGATGACGATGATGCTGAGACAGTGAGTAATCTGAAATTGGCGTgggaaatgttggaactcgtgaaaATTATTTTTCAGAGACAAGCTGACAACGACCAAAACATTAAACTTAAACTTGCAGAAGTACACATGTATTTGGGCGAGATTGGTTTAGAATCTGAAAACTATACTTCAGCTATAGAAGATATAAATAGATGTTTGGAAATTAGAAAGAAACTTCTCAAAACCGATGATAGGTGTGTAGCGGAAACATTGTACCAGCTAGGCTTAGCTCATTCACTTGCAAGCAATTTCGACGAATCTATAAAGTACTTTTCCGAAGCTGTTGAGGTGCTGGAAGAAAGAATTAAAATCCTGGAGCAGAGAAAGGACAGTGGCAGTGAAGTGGCGGAAGAATCCAAATCTGATGCATTTTATACTATAGACGGTGAAATCACAGAAATAAAGGCTTTACTGCCTGAGATTAAAGACAAAATTCAGGATATGAAAGACTTCAAAAATGAAACATTGAAGGCGATGTTTGAGAAGCGCTGTGAAGATCAGCAGGGAAGTTCTGGTCAGGCTGGTACTTCGTCTGCATCGTTATCAACATCAGCTTCATCCACTGAATCAAAGCCGGTGTCCAATATCACTCATTTAGTGAGGAAGAAGC GGAGATCTGATCCTGAAAGTGAATGA